The genomic DNA GAACTATTTACCACTTATTAGTATCTCTTGGTCCATATGGTTGTCAATGGATTCCGCCATGGGTCTTGTAATAAGCTAACAGACCGAGAATTATTATGTAAGGCCAAAGAGCCCATACGGAGAGGACTAGGATCACAGCTGCAACGCGTAGCCATGCGCGGGCACCAAGCCTTTTAAGTAGCAGCAACTGCACCACTGCTAGTGTGCATGCGAGCCAAGCGACATCAAGGGAGGAGAACGACATACCCAACCATGTGAGAACAGAAATCGCGCGAGCAACCGGAGCTAGTGCCGCGTACGTGCCAAACGCAAATGCTGCAGCCAGGCTTCGGGCAGAGccatggaggaagaagatggagagGCCGAATGTAGCCATGCGTGTGCGGATGTCGACATTGGTAACCCCGGCGTATGCGAGGctgatggtggccaaggccgagCAAAGCAGGGCCAGGTTGTTGGCCACGACAAACCCCTGGAAGGAGTAGGTCTTGGCGAGCACCGGCGTGCCCGGAGAACTACCAGATTTAGTATCATCGCCGGCTCGGTACCCACCGGGGATGGCAAAGGCCGCCGCGAATGAAATCGTCACCAGTAGCGCTGATATGATGCCAACGGTCGGTATAGAATCAGAGATCATCTTTGCTTCCTTCTCCTCGTCTAGATGAGGAAAGCCATTGTGGTGATCTCCATATTCAGCACCGGCAGCCTCTAGCAGAGACCACATCATAAGTCGTGGATCCTGCATCAAATTAAAGAAAAATGCATTATTAGTCCACTGCTAAAATTTGGCTTCACAAATTTTGTATCCATCACTTTGTTGTTGACTCCAAAATGTTGGCAATAATGCAAGCAAATTTGGTGAGGCAACTTTGGCGAGGCAAATGTTTAGCAATAATGCATACAAATTCGGTGACAATCTTACTATTATTAATTGGAGGCTCCACATTAATCCTCACAAGAGACACactagaaaaaaatagaaattctcataaaaaACAAACATCCGATCATCGATCCCATGAAGGCCTGTTTGGATCTTTAGAACTAATAATTACTCACTCCATCCCAAAATACTATTCGTTTTAGCATTTTGGATACATTACTTTTACTATGTATCTAGGCATAAGTATATATCTAGGTGTATATCAAaagctatgtatctagaaaatttGTATCTATATTATTCAACTatgttattttaaaaaattaattcaATGTAACCacttaaatttgcatataataTACATATATCTATCATTATTAAAAAGAACCCAAAGCAAACCCTCTAAATCTGTATCAAAATTATCTACATCTATCGTTATAAAAAATATCACATTGAAcaacaatatatatattttcTAAATTACCTATTTTCATGTATGGAATAAGCGATGAGGATACTAATTTCCATGTTAAACACATGAGCGAAACTAAggattcaattaaatatatacaaAGATGTGGTGCAaggtgaaaaaaattgaaatatgGTTAAAAAAATTGTGTTGAGTAATTGCTAACTAAAATCTATCACAATGGATAAAGATAAGTATATATATCTATCTAAGTACTATGTTAGAATATTTAGCAAATGAGAGGGGGAGCTAGTTAAGCATATTCAATTATTAGCTATGAGGAACAATTTTTTtcttgagtttatactagtgCAGAGGCATGCATGGCTGTTGTCTACTACTCACTACTCTGTCCCAATTTATAGATTGTTTCGGTTTTTTCAGGTATATAATCTTTACTAGCTTGTAAATAGACATATCGAATATCTATGTGCATACCAAAAAGTATAGAAAAGCCAAAGAAACCTGTAATTTGGGACGGAAGGAATACTAGTAGTATTTAACAAAAGGATTGGTAGACTCCATATGCACGTACCAACCAAAAATTAAAACCAACGGGCTTCTCCAGAATATCCAGCGCAGTTCTACCCATGTTATCTCGAAAGTTCAGCTGAATCCCCTTGTTCCAGAGTAAGTAGTAGAAAATCTCCACACTCCTTGTCTTGACAGCAAGGTGTAGCCCGGTGTTGCCGTAGCCGTCACGCATGTTCATGATCGTCTCAAACCTCTCCGCCCCGTGACGCCGGTGCCCTCGGAAGTAGCGGTAGGCGTTCAGAACCAGGGTGGAGTTCctgctggcgacggcgacgtggaGGAAGGTTCTGCCCCTGGCGTCTTGTGCCTCGGCGCAGCCGGGGCACTCGTCCAGGAAGACGCGCACGACGTCGCCCTTGTTCTCCATGGCCGCCACATGTATGGGGAGCAAGCCCTCGTTGTCGTACTGGTACGCGGAAGATTTGTCGGCCTCTAGCAACGCCATGACCGTTCCAGGAACTCCACGAGAGGCGGCGGAGTGCAGAGGCGTGCTCCCATGGGCTCGGTCCCCTTGTTTGATGAGTTCATGCTTTCCCCATTGCATCAGCATATCTGTCGTACCTACATATACAGTTGACATACAGATAATGCTCCAGCTTACTTAGACCCTCTACTCTTAGATGTCCAATAGAAAATAAGCCAAAAAAAAACCTTATGAAATCCAAATGAGTTAGATTCTAGTGTATGTGGATTACAATAATCCAACCATCTAGGTTATTGTAATCCTATTGTCTACACCAACTCTGCTTAGCTTTTTGGAGATTTGATTATGTTTAGATCTCATAGGGATTATAGAAATCGGCTAAAAGATAAATTATCATGAGATCCAGACATCCCAGATTTTGTATGGATTATAATTAATAATCCAACCACCTAGATTATAATGTCCAATGCATCCCCAAATTATAAATCCTTCAATCTTTGTCCAAAATCAAACTTCTTTAACTTTGACCAAGTTTAAAAAAGTGTATAAATATCTACAATATCAAAACTATATATTTTCATTAGATACATCATGACCATATGTTGTATTAGTTGTGTATTTATTTAATGTTGTCAATGCATTTTCTATAAATGTATCAAAATTGGATAAGATTGAGTTAGGACAAAGCTAAATCGACTTATAATTGAAAGAATGGAGTAATATAATTGAAAGAACAGAGTAATATATTTGAAAGAACGGAGTAATTCGCTATCTTCTTCCACCCTATACTATTTTGAGATTATATATAGATACAATACAACTAACCCTTCGTCCACCTTATAAATCTAGGGACCCAAACAGCCTATTTATAGTTACTATATAGATTTTCATAATTGTATATGATATCCAAACATGCCCATAGTTGTGCAAAAGACACTACCAACATTACAATCAGCGTATAATCCTCTGATCCAAACATTCTTGATATATAATAATTTACTATCTAAATTATTATCCATATTCTGATGCTTTTTTAAGAGATCCAAATAGTGCCATAATGTCTCGATGTACTGCTAGTAAATACTTCCTTGCCATCATCTCGCAATGTTAATTATTAGTTCATCTGGTTTCATCATATGTCCTATGAAATAAAGGCATTGTTTGGATCTCCTTGTAGCTAGTAATAATGGGCTAAAAATCACTGAGTCTATGAGATCCAAGCATCCAAGAGAATTGGGTGATTATAAATACAACCGCCCAGAATATTGTGACATCATTATATCTCTCTCTATTCTActctgtttcaaattataagttattCTAGGTTTCCTGATACAAAGTTTTGCTATAAATTTAGACATATATTATATCTAGATACACAGAAAAAGCGATCTATCTAGAAAAGCCGGAAAGACTTATATGTAATTTGAAATAAACCTAGTCATGGGCCACCCCAACCCAATCCGTTCGAAAAACACCCGACCCGACCATGTGACGGGTTGAGCATAGACCAAAAGACTTCAAGCCGATGGTCGGCTCGGGCGAGGCACATGCCAAAATGTTTTACCcgaaacccaaaaaaaaaacacgtaCCGGCTGACCCGACCCAGCAACCGAGCCCGACCTGAACTGTCCTATTGTGATGGGTAAGGCACGGGCCAAAAAATCCAACCCTATGGTCGGCTCAGGCTGGGCTCGGGCCAAAATTTTTGACCCAGAAAACCGAAAGAACCGGACCCAAACCTAACCCAACCCAATAAGTGATGTCTAATTTGAAGCCGAGGTAGTACTATTTTAAGATTATAGCCGGTACAATGCAAGTACAATCTTCACTCCAATCACCCTATATATAATCTAGGGTCCACATTTTTTAACCATTTATAGCCATTATCCAAATTCTTATAATAAGCTATTTTGAAATGTAATAAACAGGGCCTGAATACAGTGGTCGTGCTAGCTAGTTAAACTtacactacaagaaatgtggtgatctatgacgaaaattttatgacattttaaTAGAGCGTCACAATTGCGCacaatctatgacgaatttgaaggtatggaccctaggcccagaactttatgacgttttattgaattcgtcataattgagcccacaaaatatgacgttttattgaattcgtcataactGAGCCCACAAAACATGACGTTTTAACATTAATGTCATAAAAATCGTCATAGCTATTTTAACTATATGTTTTgatattttcatttttaattcaagttttttcttctcttattTGATGCTTACGTGGCAGCCTAGTCAGAGCACACGTGGTCTGCTGAGCGGGGCCCACTTGCAAGCCAGGCCTTCCAAATAAAACAAGCTTACCAGTTACCACTGCACTGCTCCTTCGTTTGTCATGACTCTggatattatttattttatactAAAGTATCAGCTGTTTTAATTCGGAGAAAAAAAGCACAAGGAGAGTAACTGGGATTCGAACCCAGGTCACGGGGATAAATACTCAGCGCCCAACCACTACGCTGGTAATTCAGTTGTCGGGCTGCCCACTGGGTCATCAAGTGTGGTGGTCTACGAAAATAGAAGGTAGAGCAAGTTCAAAATGGGAAGAGAGCAAACCCATTCGGCCACAgaaaattgaaaagaaaaattgGAGGGGGGAGGATTCataaaaatgtgaaaaattGCGGCAAAGACAGGGTTCGAACCTACACATCACGTGGCTGAGTAATAAAACTAAAAATAGCTGAAaaattgaaaaagaaaactgcCAAAACTTAAACTCGAACAGAGACCTTCACGGACGGAAACATTGAAGCCTTACCACTGGACTGGTAGCGCACAAGTGGTTGACTAGCGCATTATTTGTTTTAGTACACATTAAATAGTCATTGTATTTCtggaaaataaatacaaaacCTGTGCTCCAAGGGAATCGAACTTGCGACCTAGCTGAGGAAAAGATGGGGCATTACCACTGCACTACGTTCTCCTTCGGTGATGGCATAATTTTTGCCCACTATTTTCAAGTTTTATTTTCCCTCCCGTTCAAAAACATACACTTAAAAAAAGAGCACAAGGCAGGAATCGAACTCACCACCTCACAGCTGAGAGGACGCAAGCAATACCAGTTGAGCTAGTAGTATGATGGTGTTGAAATGAACATGCCATCTTATATATATGAAACGACATCTCGTGACCACGTGGCAGCACCCAGTTGGTTGACTGCTTCGCCACGGATCAAAGCCCCGAGCGGGCGTGATGACTCTAGCGCGTTGAGCCACGTGGCGCGCAAAGCTTGCTGCCCGcaccttcttttttctttttaatctgTAATTATAATTTGTAATTGGTTCTTCTTGATCATACAAACTTCAAAtttggagatttttttttctgaatttttataaAATCACGATATTTCATGTAATATCATATGTTTTCATACTAGTTCCTAGTTTCTTCCTGTTTTCAAAATGCCTTATTTTCTTGCACCGAAAGAGAATTGATAAACCAAAGTTTTCTATAACAATTGGTTATCTAACTTCATATTCTCTAATGGTATGATAAGCATAAGGTTCTATCCAAGTTTGAGTTCCATATGAGTTCGAAAATGTAATGTTGTACTTAACTCTAGAAGTTTGACTTGAGAGTTACTAGAAACTATGTAAGGCATGTATCTATTGTGAACAATATATGCTCCAACTATACCAAAATACTTTAAATTTAATTTAAGGTAGTTTATGAACCAAAATTATGTTACCACttcaatttttagaatttttttatcaaatttgaaGATACTATTGTAGTTATATATGGTAATTTGAAGATAGAGTTTGAATAGTCTATAGAAgacaatgtaattttttttgtcgtATCTTCAAGACATGGCGTGCAGTGGAACATAAGAGGCTACAAAATATTTTCTTGAAAGTTTTTCGAAACTGTTTGGAGGTACATATATTTCTACTTGGGATTATTTTCCAAGATGTAGAAATTCAATTAAATGATATAAAATACAAAATCTACTAATAAATTCTTCAAACTCCTACCAGGTAGAACGGAGGCACTTAAAAATACTTTTTATTAAATTTTTAATTATTATTTGAGATACATGTAGATCAAATTGTAATTACTTTTAGTAAACTcacaaaaattcatttaaaatattaaaaatagtaaatgaGTTAGAAAATTAGTGAAACTTCTACGAGACAACTTATATGCAGTCTAATACATATGAAAAATGTATTTGTACATATAAAATCATTATTGATATATGTCACTTAACCAAGATTCTTTAATTTAAtggaaataaaaataaatacctAAATGGGCCAAGAATTCTGAAACTGGGCCATTTTTGCAGGTAAGGACCCTAGCCTAAGTTTTTCTGTCCATTCATCCCTGATCCAACGGTCTAGATCGTTTTCTCATCATGTATAAAACCACATACATCCACCAGAAACCCTAGCGGACCACGGTCATCTCCTTCCCAGCCCCCACGCCCCCTTCAGATCCACGCGCCTCTGCCTCTCCACCGAAGCCTACTCAGATCTGCTGCAGGAGGCGAGAGGCCAGTGAGCGGCGGCCGAGCGCTAGCCGCTAGGCGGGCCccggcccgcgcgcgccgcgccaggGATACGCGTTGGGCGGTGGCTCCCCCTCCGCGACCGGCGGCCGCAGCTCGGCGCCAGCTCGCGGCTCAACCTCCACGAGGCGCCAACGGATGGGCAGGCAGCGGCCTGCCGGCGCAGCTCGGCCCCGGCGTGCGGCTCCGCCTCTGCGAGGCGTAGGCAGAAGGGTAAGCAGCAGCTGCCGGCGCATCTAATTAGACGCTGTtgccgctgccggcggcggcatccacATCCAGCACGCCCGCAACGCTCCGTCACCATGGCTGGCGTGCACATCACGCACGTCCGCGAATACATTGTATATTGCTGAAGAGGATGTCAATCACTTCCATTCTGTATGTGAATAGCTCCTCCACTTGTTTAGAACATATTTTTGAAACTGGACTCAATGATCTCTGTTGCTTTGTAGGATGGGTATGCTCTTTTTGAAACAGGAGTAGACCAGGAACTTTGCATTTACAAAATAAAACAGGGAGAAGTCAAGGATAGCTTTATCGATCAGACAATTGGAGGAAGATCCTTTATTGGAGACATTGGACAAAGTTATTCCTTTGGTTAGTAGAAACAAAGGTGTGCCTGTCCTCCCCAATTTTCTAACTATATATGAAGTATTATAGCAAATCAACAGTACTAGCAAACAACCTGAAATATCCGTCACTGTCACTACACTCTGCTAAACTTTTTATCATCTCTGTTGGATACTACACCAACCAAAATCTGTAAATATTTGTAGCACAGCAATGAGTAGTTTAGCCGTCCTTTGTGCATCCTCTACACAAGCATGTCGTTAAGCGGTGGTTCTATGTATTTGCTGGGTCTGCCTTTTGATGTCACTGCTTGGACTTGTCTGACTCTGAACTCTTAGGCGGTTTTATGTATATGATGAGTATAGCAAAGTTTTATGTCAGCACTAACTTGTTCAGCAACTTCTGTATCTTCGTAGTACCTCCTGATTCTAGTTATGGCTTGATATTCTTTTCTTTGCACCTAGTACCTCCTGATTCTAGTTATGGCTTGATATTCTTTTCTTTGCACCGCTGATGCTACTGCTCCGATGCAGATTTATTCAGTACGGTTTTGTAGGAGTGTTTAGGATTCCGTCACAAAGTTAACTAAATCATGTATTCATGTGGTTTGGACCAGACCCCCTATCAAAATCGGTCCTTATTTATGGAACAATTTGCTGATTTAGGTGCACTGAACTGTGAACAAAATGCTCATCCAATGTTGACTACTTTACTTGACTGCGTATATCCTTCCAGTGGTGCTGAGGTCTGAGAGTGACCTGAGGCGTGTGTCATGATGACCACTTTAGCTCACTTGATTGATAACTAAAATGAGTTTATTGCAGGGTGCTGCTGATGATAACTTCTTTGCAAGCGTTCAGTCTATTGCAGTGTGCATCTGGTATGCTTCGATTCTTCTTGCCTTTCATTATTATTATATGCATGTTAGCATGTATGCTTCAAATAAAAATGTTTGTCTTCAATTTACTTTGAAGAGACATGTATGTCTATAActaccatctttcttttgaGCAGCCAATCATTTTTATTCCTTACAATTTTCTAAAGTTAACTATGCATTGACATTAATTTCTGCAGGTGATTTAAAAGGTTAAAGAACTGGCAgttagaatagaagagaagCCTCACAGAGAAGAAATCATTGCTAGCCAAATGTGCTGCCACAACACTCATCAAAACTGATGTGGTGATGAAAAAGAGTTCTTTGCTTCCTTAATTGCTGTTGCTGGTTCATACTCCTGATGAAACCTATCTTCTATTGTTTCTGCTCTATTTTGTTTGTCTTTTTTCCTGTAATGTTAGGCTGCTAGTTTTGATACATGGAAAAAAACTTTATGTGATCCATTATTCTGATGTCATGATGTTGGGGTGCAAACATTATTGATATGACATTATAATTTTGGATGTAATTGCTTATTGTGACTTTTGTGCTGGAACTTTTGTTTTGTTAAATGGGCTGTGTATAAAGCTGATTCTGGTTAGCTAATAATAATTGTTGGGCTGAAATCAGGCCCACTTTGAATTTGGGCCCATTCAATTCATGGGCTGTGTTGCTGATGTCAGCAGCCACGTCACCTGCCACGTCACTTGCCATGTCAGCCTCTTTCCATGTCAGCAGCCACATCATCACCATGTCAGCAGCCACATCATCCTCCATGTCATCAATGTGTGATATGGCAGTAgaatctgtgacgaaaattatactgttcgtgacgttaattttcgtcatagaaaacgggcttgggttgggcttcaGGGGCCCGAAGACATTCCATGACGGTTTTAAAACATCATGGATCAAGCAAtttatgacgaaaatttaaggaacgtcacgaggtgtgatctgtgacgctcaatacatgacgttatttgagatcgtcatagatactgttttatgacggtttttcagtgatctgtgacgaaattcaATCGTCATGGATCACCGGATTTTTTGTAGTGTTACGTGTGTTGTTGTGGAGAACCGCAGCATGCCAGACGTTTTGTCCATCCGGTCCGCAGTAGGAGAGCCCCTGGTCCTTGCTATGCAGCAGCTCTGCAATAACGTCATGTCCCAGTGAGACGGCCAGGTACAAGGGCGAGGCGCCATCCACCTCCGGCAGCCGAGCGAGCTGCGGATCCGCCGACATCAACCTCTCGACCATCTCCCTGTCGGCCAGCCGAACGGCCTCGTGCAGCGCCGTCTCCCTCTGCCTGTTCTGCTTCCTCAGCGCCGCCTTCACCCTCTCGTCGCCGGCCTCGGCTCTCGCGAGACGGATGAGCTTGGAGACCATCTCGATCCTCCCAGCTCTGGCGGCGCAATGCAGGGGCGTGTCTCCCTCGCTGTTCCCGGCGTCCAGGAGGTGCCTGGCCTTGC from Panicum virgatum strain AP13 chromosome 7N, P.virgatum_v5, whole genome shotgun sequence includes the following:
- the LOC120682582 gene encoding ankyrin repeat-containing protein NPR4-like, which codes for MERTSPCATSSANELARDMATIMADQPEKKPAPVVPKHPELLMAAREGDPVRLSILLDEPVVAWTAIDIQDGDGGGNPVRHAEAVTSGLDSILHVVASGGDGDQFLEGASVIHSKARHLLDAGNSEGDTPLHCAARAGRIEMVSKLIRLARAEAGDERVKAALRKQNRQRETALHEAVRLADREMVERLMSADPQLARLPEVDGASPLYLAVSLGHDVIAELLHSKDQGLSYCGPDGQNVWHAAVLHNNTRTTDMLMQWGKHELIKQGDRAHGSTPLHSAASRGVPGTVMALLEADKSSAYQYDNEGLLPIHVAAMENKGDVVRVFLDECPGCAEAQDARGRTFLHVAVASRNSTLVLNAYRYFRGHRRHGAERFETIMNMRDGYGNTGLHLAVKTRSVEIFYYLLWNKGIQLNFRDNMGRTALDILEKPVGFNFWLDPRLMMWSLLEAAGAEYGDHHNGFPHLDEEKEAKMISDSIPTVGIISALLVTISFAAAFAIPGGYRAGDDTKSGSSPGTPVLAKTYSFQGFVVANNLALLCSALATISLAYAGVTNVDIRTRMATFGLSIFFLHGSARSLAAAFAFGTYAALAPVARAISVLTWLGMSFSSLDVAWLACTLAVVQLLLLKRLGARAWLRVAAVILVLSVWALWPYIIILGLLAYYKTHGGIH